AATGATGGTTTCTCATAACATCATCTTACTTTAACAGGCACCTGACTCTCATCACCAGTATTCCAAGTATAAAACATGTTTTGTGCTAAATAATTAACACACCAATTATTTTAAAAATCTGAAATAAGTTCATAATTCAGAAAACGTTTAATTTATCAgcttgttggttctctgagccATCCATCTACACTAAAAATATAAACTTGAGGTAGAGAACACTAGAGTTCTGTAGAGCCCAATATATTCCTGAGACACTTCCCAGAATGGCAGTTCTTAGCTCAACCAGAGATGAAACCGACTTGTCATACTCGACCTTGTCTGGGTGTGGTGGGAGGCTGATGACTGGAGGTCTGACTGGAGGTATAAAGCCAGGCACCAGGCCAGGAAGGAGACAGTGACTgctcaccatcacaacattgcACTACTAAACATGTTCACTTCTGTGAGTATTATTATTTACTCTATCTAAACTAAAATTTGCTTTTCTTTATATCTATTTTCAAGAAATTAATGCCAAAAATTAAGAATTCGAAACGAGTTGTTTTTTACAATTATAATTTAAAAGCGAAAATATGATCTGCCATTCATTAATGTAATTTAGTTTAACTTCATATCATAATTCACATCAAGGATCTCCTTCaaccttataataataattatgtatttGCTACTTTCCTTATTCACATTACTAGAGAGACTGAATGTTCGACTTTAAACACTACCTTTCCCTTTGCATGTTCACTGCTGACCTTTCTTAATGatatatctcaaatatttttattGATCTTCCTTTCATAGCTTAAATGCAAATCTCAAATCTCAAAATCGTTATGGCAAATTGACTTTCCAGACATATATTCTGCTATTAAATATAGTTTAAAAACAGTCACAATCTGTTGAATTTTGAAACTCAGATAATTATGTAGTTCCCATTAATAATGTAAACTAATTTGCACAATATCCATGTTCATATTTTTTATGTGACAGTAGAATATGACAACCTTCCACATTCAGACTTGTTTTCGCACAGGTGATGTTGATGAGTATGCTGGTGGCCGCAGGTGTGGCTCTCCCAGGTGGATACCAACAGCCCTCCTATGTTCGTCATCCCATAGTTctttaatttttaataatttttaaaatgtcATACATGTGTGCATGCTCAGTGTTCAAACAAAATGTATATAAAACACCAAcaatagtaatactactactactactactactactactactactaataataataataataataataataataataataataaatattattattattattattattattattattattattattattattattattattatcattattattattattattattattataggaagAAGAAGATTAATAATTCAAGTATTTTGATGTGTCCACAGGCTCCGATTCCTTATAATTTCAACTATGACGTCAACGCTGGAGCCACCAACTTTGGCCAGCAAGAGAGTGGTAACGGTGGCAACGCCAAGGGCTCCTACTGGGTCCAACTTCCAGACGGTCGACTCGAGAGAGTTGATTACTGGGCTGACGGTAGTGGATATCATGCTACCGTGTCCTTCCAGGGCACTGCCAAGCATCCCAGTTATGCTCCATCTTATGGTTACTAAATGAtgcccccataattataatttgTCTTAGTCATTTATTAACAAAACTTATTCTACATATCTTCTAATTTGACAATGTTTGATATTATTACATACTCTTCAGAATGCATCGGTAATAAATTAAGTCTTAATGTTGATGTTGTTTTATTTATAATGGAATAGGACGGTTGTGTTATAAAACATTGTTTTTGTCAGCTAATTACATTTGAGAGTGATCAAGCATCTGCTGGTTTACTAGACCTACGTTAACACTCAATTCATAAAACGAAAAGTCAACATAGTGTGATGAACTAATTGTTTTCATTGTTAAGTCAGCATTGTTGGGTGTTTTTTTCCAACTTTGTAGTTTGTTTGTCAAGCAGTTGCCGGTTTATTTTAAAATTTATGAACGTAAAAACTTTTTGACAAATGATCTGAAGAATGTAAATActtaatataaaataatacatatgaaaataaatttatttatatatttcctAATGAGTTCCCAGTGAGAAATGTTACAAGAACTGAGCATAAGAGATAATGAGACGCCAGTTTTTATTTAATGAATCTTAGGATTACTAatttaaaagaaaatattttaaatCTTATAATATAAATAGCTTGCAAAACTTCAAAGATTCAAAGAGTTTAGTTGCTGTGTATTTTTTGGGTAAAAGTAAAAACATGAGTTTgataagaaaaaaatttatttaaaaatattgTAAATAGCAAATTGTCAGAAGCTGCATAAACATGACCACTAAATGAAATTTTATCCAGAAACCGATTTGAGGTATAAAGAAAAGAACAAACCATTCGTGTTACCATTATTTAGTTATacaaattataaattattatttcaAGGAGACATGATTATTGGAATTATTGACCTAAAAGATGTTGAGTACATGATGTGGCAGTATTTTATACGTGAGAATGAGCAGCATTaacaaatacataaataaataaacaaacaaataaataataataataataaagagaacaataataattaataagcaataaaaattatttattttcacATGATGCAGTTTTTAACAAAACTGGATAAAATTTAATAGTACACATGGAATGCCTCTGGTTATGCTGAGTATTGGCAGCACAAGTTAAGAATATTGTAACTAAGAATATTGTAAATACGACTGAGTCTTCCAGGTCATTAACATGACAGAAATTATTGTTGTTAATAAAAGTTTAGAGAGCTGTTATATGGTGTTTATAAAGTCTCTAAGAGCGTCTTCCTCGTCTGTTTTCTTTTTTTCTCCGTAAAAGAGAAGTAAATCGAATAAAATCTTAATTATCAATGTGATGAGTTGAAAATGCCTGACCCAACTTCTTTTCaaagtgtaatgtagtgtatgttTAGTATCGAAGTGTAGTATAGTGCATATTTAGTATcgaagtgtagtatagtgtatatTTAGTATCGAAGTGTAGTATAGTGCATATTTAGTATcgaagtgtagtatagtgtatatTTAGTATcgaagtgtagtatagtgtatatTTAGTATcgaagtgtagtatagtgtatatTTAGTATCGAAGTGTAGTATAGTGCATATTTAGTATcgaagtgtagtatagtgtatatTTAGTATcgaagtgtagtatagtgtatatTTAGTATcgaagtgtagtatagtgtatatTTGGTATcgaagtgtagtatagtgtatatTTAGTATcgaagtgtagtatagtgtatatTTAGTATcgaagtgtagtatagtgtatatTTAGTATcgaagtgtagtatagtgtatatTTAGTATcgaagtgtagtatagtgtatatTTAGTATcgaagtgtagtatagtgtatatTTAGTATcgaagtgtagtatagtgtatatTTAGTATcgaagtgtagtatagtgtatatTTAGTATcgaagtgtagtatagtgtatatTTAGTATcgaagtgtagtatagtgtatatTTAGTATcgaagtgtagtatagtgtatatTTAGTATcgaagtgtagtatagtgtatatTTAGTATcgaagtgtagtatagtgtatatTTAGTATcgaagtgtagtatagtgtatatTTAGTATcgaagtgtagtatagtgtatatTTAGTATcgaagtgtagtatagtgtgtatTTAGTATcgaagtgtagtatagtgtatatTTAGTATCGAAGTGTAGTGGAGTGCATGTTTAGTATCGAAGAGGGTAAGGGATGACAATGTATTCAGTAAATTAAAAATACAGAGAAATCATAGCCAGGTGTCTTCACTGAAGAAGATGAGCAAGAGATGAGAGACTTCCTATTTCATTTACAAAAGCTTTATTCTGCAAGTGGCCTGCAAGGTCACCGGActtaactgtttgtgacttctttctttgggggtacgtgaagagcacagtttacgtaccaccactacctgcaaccctggaggaactgaaaatttcgatcactgaagctgttcgcatgataacaccagatatgctgcagagtgTCTGGACCGAATTGGCCTATCACAGCGATGTTTGCCAAGCAACCAGAGAGGCGCACATCGAGTGCCTTAATACTACGCTATACCTcgtgaaactgaatgaaatcctgcatctgaagctactaactgtgaaagattattacaataaagttacacgttatacctgtttgaaatcagggagtgttctTGTGGACACACTGCATTATaaagagataatatcttattattatactataaaggagatatactaggaataaggtaaaatgagttatatatatttacatgtgacACCtatgctactctgagacctctctccctgctttggttgctcccttgcaacattgcacagctcctgatgacgcactgagaagtgtgaaagtacttgagctaaagatttcctccccctcccctctcttcccctcccctctcttcccctcccccccccctccgtggcttgtcctacatagttaagatcgcccgtctgcgattgtttgcatatttaCAAGTGTGTTAGCTAAAACAATAGAGAATCATTCTCCTCCTTTTCTGTGGCAACAGTCATTATTTAATCGCCTCTCCTGTCAGTGCACTGAATGACTTGCaattttctcttttttctttctATCTCGCTATTTGCTTATTGTCCAGAAGAAACACAAACGTCATCTACTTTCATCTGAAATCTGTGGGTTAATTCGGAACTGTTGcagtcacaataccctgacttTTTCTTAACTAAATCCTTTTTTTTTCTAGGTCTGCATAACCAATTGCCAAACTATTTACGAACATTTGAAACTGATTAAACTTGTGGGGCTAACTTAGGCAATTGTCCTAGCTAAGTTTGATGACCTCCTCCTCTTGGCCACCATACATAAGCGAATGAGTTCAAGATTCAGGACTTCTAATTTATATAActgtgaaataaaaaaaaatgagattcGACTTTCGGCATATTTCCGCTGGTTTGAGCTCATATGTGAGACTCTTCACGACACCCAAACCTTAAATCTGATCCTTCAATAAGCTAAGTTCCAGTTTATGAGCCTCACAGGAATTAAGAACAGCTTCAGCTTCTGTATTCGCTGCTGAAGATCAAGCTGTAGTTCATGGTCTACTTAAGTGTAACTGCTATTCAGTATTACCTACTCAATTATATTTCAGTACCACAGCCCTAATATAACAATGTAACTCACGTCCACACAGTTCCCACAACTACTAATTACACTAACCTACAATTTTTAACATTTTATCTCGTTCAAAATTTCAACTGGTTGTTTTAAGGTAACTTTGATACACTGATCACGAATCTAACCTTGTTTAGTCTCTATCACAAGAGGGTTCTTGAAGTATTAAGTATTATGATCGATGTTTTGGCTATTTAAGCTTGAAGAACCACATAATATATGCTACTTAACAGTCATATGTATTATATCATGCATAtgcatagacatatatatatatatatgtcataccGAACAGTTAAATTgctcaattaacaagaactcatttaaaatttagtcctttctaaaattttctcttatacgtttaaagatacttttttgttcatttatgtt
Above is a window of Cherax quadricarinatus isolate ZL_2023a chromosome 24, ASM3850222v1, whole genome shotgun sequence DNA encoding:
- the LOC128705492 gene encoding cuticle protein 10.9-like: MFTSVMLMSMLVAAGVALPGGYQQPSYAPIPYNFNYDVNAGATNFGQQESGNGGNAKGSYWVQLPDGRLERVDYWADGSGYHATVSFQGTAKHPSYAPSYGY